The following are encoded in a window of Podospora pseudoanserina strain CBS 124.78 chromosome 6, whole genome shotgun sequence genomic DNA:
- the MNH1 gene encoding Protein mago nashi (EggNog:ENOG503P00Z; COG:A) has product MSSTNEPFYIRYYSGHQGRFGHEFLEFDFRVVGDGRSATARYANNSNYRNDSLIRKEMFVSSLVVDEIKRIVKSSEIMKEDDGKWPTKNKDGRQELEIRLGNDHISFETAKIGSINDVTDSADPEGLRVFYYLVQDLKALVFSLIALHFKIKPI; this is encoded by the exons atgTCTTCCACAAACGAGCCATTCTATATTCGCTACTA CtctggccatcaaggtcgTTTCGGGCACGAATTCTTGG AATTCGATTTCCGCGTGGTCGGAGATGGTCGCAGTGCCACAGCCCGCTATGCAAACAACTCGAACTACAGAAATGATAGCCTCATTCGCAAAGAAA TGTTTGTGAGCTCACTAGTTGTCGATGAGATTAAGCGCATTGTCAAGTCGAGCGAAATTATGAA GGAAGATGACGGAAAGTGGCCtaccaagaacaaggacgGAAGGCAAGAGCTGGAGATTCGGCTTGGAAACGATCACATTTCCTTCGAG ACCGCCAAAATTGGCTCGATCAACGACGTAACGGATTCTGCCGACCCAGAAGGCTTGCGAGTATTTTACTACCTCGTGCAAGATCTCAAGGCCCTCGTCTTCAGTCTCATCGCCCTTCACTTCAAGATTAAACCAATCTGA
- a CDS encoding hypothetical protein (COG:G; EggNog:ENOG503NUS7) encodes MSKRHLFSSLEGLVPKALRGIVASNPRLNLDETNRVVFDPESPKSIVSIISGGGSGHEPAWSGYVGTNMLAAAVGGDVFASPSTKQILAAVEAVPSDKGTLLVITNYTGDCLHFGLAAEKTKAKGNPCRMLICGDDVSIGKQGSLVGRRGLAAQIGVLKVLGAAAAEGLSLDELFDLGTAVNGQIVSIAATLDHCHVPGRTEHGALDPDVVEIGTGPHNEPGYKKLSPAPSAEGLVKEMLRYCLDETDPVRGYVKFNPGDETVLLVSNFGGMSNLEMGGLVDELLQQLLADWNIEPVRVYAGSIETSLNAPAFSVSVINLSGVAATSPYSLDQIKGFFDLKTDTAWEAVAGSQRYRRPRADQLVQPPVEERKVIDEARDIKIDPVLLERMLRRACNDLIKSEPDLTRWDTIMGDGDCGLTLETGAKALLEAIDGPHKIAAKGSVIEVLTELEEILEGKMGGTLGGILGIFFVSMRTALQENLELAKTEGFVSLWSKALSHAIHHLEQYTPAKVGDRTVMDTLIPFVEAMAATKSLEEGVAAAVAGSENTKKLKARLGRATYVGTGTDGKELPPDPGAWGAMVVIQGLLAAISE; translated from the coding sequence ATGTCCAAACGACACCTCTTTTCCTCACTCGAGGGGCTTGTCCCCAAGGCCCTTCGAGGCATTGTTGCCAGCAACCCAAGActcaacctcgacgagaCCAACCGCGTAGTCTTTGACCCCGAATCCCCCAAGTCGATCGTCAGTATCATCAGCGGTGGCGGCTCCGGTCACGAGCCAGCATGGTCTGGCTATGTTGGCACCAACATGTTGGCCGCCGCCGTAGGCGGTGATGTCTTCGCCTCTCCAAGCACTAAACAGATTCTGGCTGCTGTCGAGGCCGTACCATCAGACAAGGGGACACTCCTGGTGATCACCAACTACACCGGGGACTGCCTTCACTTCGGCCTGGCAGCCGAGAAGACAAAAGCAAAGGGGAACCCGTGTCGTATGCTCATCTGCGGCGACGATGTCTCGATAGGAAAGCAGGGCTCACTAGTTGGTCGTCGAGGACTGGCTGCTCAAATAGGAGTGCTCAAGGTTCTCGGTGCTGCAGCTGCAGAGGGTCTCTCGCTGGACGAGCTATTCGATCTCGGCACTGCCGTCAACGGCCAAATCGTCAGCATTGCCGCCACATTGGACCACTGCCATGTCCCCGGTCGAACAGAGCACGGTGCCCTGGACCCCGATGTGGTGGAGATTGGTACAGGACCACACAACGAACCCGGCTACAAGAAGCTCTCACCGGCTCCTTCAGCGGAGGGATTGGTGAAGGAGATGCTCAGATACTGCCTGGACGAGACCGATCCTGTGAGAGGATACGTCAAGTTCAACCCCGGAGACGAGACGGTGCTGTTGGTCAGCAACTTCGGCGGCATGTCAAACCTGGAGATGGGAGGTCTTGTCGATGAGCTCCTTCAACAGCTCCTGGCCGACTGGAACATCGAGCCCGTGCGTGTGTACGCTGGCTCCATCGAGACATCGCTCAACGCGCCCGCCTTCTCCGTTTCAGTCATCAACCTTTCAGGGGTAGCAGCGACCAGCCCCTATTCGCTCGACCAGATCAAAGGATTCTTCGACCTCAAGACCGATACAGCATGGGAAGCTGTTGCTGGATCCCAGAGATACCGTCGTCCAAGAGCCGATCAGCTTGTTCAACCGCCAGTCGAAGAGCGTAAGGTCATTGATGAAGCGAGAGATATCAAGATTGACCCCGTGCTCCTGGAGAGAATGCTCCGCCGGGCCTGCAATGACCTCATCAAATCCGAACCAGACCTCACACGGTGGGACACCATCATGGGAGACGGCGACTGCGGTTTGACACTCGAAACTGGTGCCAAGGCGTTGTTGGAGGCCATTGATGGGCCACACAAGATTGCTGCCAAGGGATCAGTAATCGAAGTTCTCACTGAGCTCGAGGAGATTCTTGAGGGCAAGATGGGAGGAACACTTGGTGGTATCCTGGGCATTTTCTTCGTGTCAATGAGAACCGCGCTACAGGAGAACCTTGAATTAGCCAAGACAGAAGGTTTCGTATCGCTATGGTCAAAGGCCCTTTCACatgccatccatcatctcgaGCAGTACACACCAGCCAAGGTTGGCGACCGAACTGTCATGGACACATTGATTCCGTTTGTCGAAGCTATGGCGGCGACCAAaagtttggaggagggtgtcgcTGCTGCGGTAGCGGGATCAGAGAACACcaagaagttgaaggcgAGATTGGGGAGAGCGACGTATGTTGGTACTGGGACAGACGGCAAGGAGCTGCCACCAGATCCGGGTGCTTGGGGCGCGATGGTAGTGATTCAGGGACTGCTTGCTGCAATTTCAGAATAG
- a CDS encoding hypothetical protein (COG:I; EggNog:ENOG503P012), translating to MADQKPPVAFIGLGAMGFGMATHLIKQGYPVTGFDVWAPTLKRFEEAGGSTATTPAEAVLNKEHVVVMVATAQQAQSVLLDGPNAAVPKLPQRAVVLLCSTVPCDYVQALQVQLNSIGRNDILLIDSPVSGGAARAADGTLSIMAGMSAAALEKGRPLLAELSDPAKLYIVEGGIGAGSNMKMVHQVLAANQILGASEVMGFAERLGLDLAKAQKAVLESDAWNFMFEHRTPRIFTEFQPVASAVQIIVKDTSIITSEGRRSSFATPMTSAAEQIYFTAVGRGWAMDDDSSLVRLYTEGNGKVGPVYGAAESEEDKMALVLALMRGILLCAAAESLAFAHTVSLDLDQVLDLCVNAAGGSKVLEKLGPAIIKELGGAGDASSGESSLEDVFSGLSAAVEEAQRIKTPLYLGTQALSILQRVTQSKGTGSAGVVVKAWV from the coding sequence ATGGCCGACCAGAAACCACCTGTTGCCTTCATCGGGCTCGGAGCCATGGGCTTCGGCATGGccacccacctcatcaaGCAAGGCTACCCAGTTACCGGATTTGATGTCTGGGCCCCAACTCTCAAACGGTTCGAGGAAGCAGGCGGCTCAACCGCCACAACACCAGCAGAAGCCGTCCTCAACAAGGAACATGTCGTCGTAATGGTGGCCACCGCCCAGCAAGCCCAGTCTGTTCTGCTGGATGGCCCCAATGCTGCCGTCCCGAAGCTTCCCCAAAGAGCCGTGGTCCTTCTCTGCTCCACCGTCCCCTGTGACTACGTCCAGGCTCTCCAAGTCCAACTCAACAGCATCGGCCGCAATGACATCTTGCTGATCGACAGCCCAGTCTCCGGCGGAGCCGCCAGAGCAGCAGATGGCACTCTTTCCATCATGGCAGGCATGTCTGCTGCTGCGTTGGAGAAAGGACGCCCGTTGCTCGCTGAGCTGTCAGATCCAGCAAAACTGTACATTGTCGAGGGTGGCATCGGTGCTGGCAGCAACATGAAGATGGTTCACCAAGTTCTCGCGGCAAACCAAATCCTGGGAGCAAGTGAGGTGATGGGTTTCGCTGAGAGACTAGGCCTAGATCTGGCCAAGGCTCAAAAAGCAGTGCTGGAGTCTGATGCTTGGAATTTCATGTTCGAGCACCGAACACCCAGAATATTCACCGAGTTCCAGCCTGTTGCCAGTGCGGTTCAGATTATCGTCAAGGAtaccagcatcatcacctcaGAAGGGCGAAGAAGTTCTTTTGCCACGCCGATGACAAGTGCAGCGGAGCAGATCTACTTCACTGCtgttgggagagggtgggcgATGGACGACGATAGCAGTCTCGTGAGACTCTATACCGAAGGAAACGGAAAGGTTGGGCCAGTTTATGGCGCTGCTGAGTCAGAGGAGGATAAGATGGCTTTGGTGTTGGCTTTGATGAGAGGTATCCTGCTTTGTGCTGCTGCAGAGTCTCTTGCTTTTGCGCACACTGTGAGTCTGGATTTGGATCAGGTCTTGGATCTTTGTGTCAACGCTGCTGGTGGTAGCAAAGTGCTGGAGAAGCTTGGGCCTGCCATTATCAAGGAGCTCGGGGGTGCCGGCGATGCTTCAAGTGGCGAGTCGAGCCTTGAGGATGTCTTTAGCGGACTGAGTGCGGCGGTCGAGGAGGCACAGAGGATAAAGACTCCGTTGTATCTTGGGACCCAGGCGTTGAGTATTCTCCAACGTGTGACGCAATCCAAAGGGACAGGCTctgctggtgttgtcgtcAAGGCGTGGGTTTGA
- a CDS encoding hypothetical protein (COG:G; EggNog:ENOG503Q3SG) — MSSPQWKIAVGCDDAGVSYKNKIKEDFAADPRVISVVDVGATGKEDKTAYPHIAAAAAKLVASGEVDRALLICGTGLGVAIAANKIKGIRAVTAHDSFSVERAVLSNNAQVLCMGERVVGLELARRLAKEWLGYVFDEKSASATKVAVIHEYEEGEHGLSGAAEEVKGC; from the exons ATGAGCTCACCACAGTGGAAGATTGCCGTTGGCTGCGAT GACGCCGGCGTGAGCTACAAGAACAAAATCAAAGAAGACTTCGCGGCCGATCCCCGGGTCATCTCAGTCGTCGACGTCGGTGCCACGggcaaggaggacaagacggCATACCCACACAtcgccgcggcggcggccaaACTCGTGGCCTCGGGAGAGGTCGACCGAGCTCTGTTGATCTGCGGCACTGGCCTCGGCGTTGCCATTGCCGCCAATAAGATCAAGGGGATCAGGGCAGTCACCGCACACGACAGCTTCTCGGTCGAGAGAGCGGTCCTCAGCAACAATGCCCAGGTGTTGTGCATGGGGGAGCGGGTGGTGGGACTGGAGCTTGCGAGGAGGCTCGCAAAGGAGTGGTTGGGATATGTCTTTGACGAGAAGAGCGCGAGTGCTACCAAGGTGGCTGTCATTCATGAATACGAAGAAGGGGAACATGGTCTTTctggggcggcggaggaAGTGAAGGGTTGCTGA
- the SEC26 gene encoding coatomer subunit beta (EggNog:ENOG503NU7Q; COG:U; BUSCO:EOG09260GKG): protein MSFLENAYTLVKDNSIDGTPTLQELKTQLEKGTDESKLDTMRRILTIMLNGDPMPQLLMHIIRFVMPSKSKPLKKLLYFYYEICPKLDAQGKLKQEYILVCNGIRNDLQHPNEYIRGNTLRFLCKLREPELLEPLLSSARSCLEHRHAYVRKNAVFAVASIFQHSPSLIPDAADLIATFLEGESDPTCKRNGFAALASIDHGKALAYLSSVFDGIPNAEELLQLVELEFIRKDAIQNSQNKTKYLHLIFDLLESNTSTVVYEAASSLTALTNNPVAVKAAASKFIELAIKEADNNVKLIVLDRVDQLRQRNEGILDDLIMEILRVLSSPDIDVRKKALEIALEMVSSKNVEEVVLLLKKELSKTVDQEYEKNSEYRQLLIHSIHQCAVKFSEVAASVVELLMEFIADFNNASAVDVINFVKEVVEKFPALRPTIVSRLVDTLKEVRAGKVYRGILWIIGEYSLEEKDIRDAWKGIRASLGEIPILASEQRLLDNMHSEEENKEQEQTNGHPKPAATSRKVNADGTYATETALTSQSAAAAKLEAVKASQKPPLRQLILDGDYYLASVLASTLTKLVMRYSEVGSAESRTNALKAEAMLIMISVIRVGQSQFVKAPIDEDSVDRIMSCVRSLAEFKQHKELETVYLEDTRKAFRAMVQVEEKKREAKAAHEKAKSAIQVDDVVSIRQLSKKNTGGGEDTVELDLERAAGGDSGAGEDLSGKLSRVVQLTGFSDPVYAEAYVKVHQFDIILDVLLVNQTTDTLQNLSVEFATLGDLKVVERPTSQSLGPHDFHNVQCTIKVSSTDTGVIFGNVVYEGAHSTDTNVVILNDLHVDIMDYIQPATCSETQFRTMWTEFEWENKVNINSKAKTLRDFLDQLMACTNMNCLTPEASLKGDCQFLSANLYARSVFGEDALANLSIEKEGEDGPITGFLRIRSRSQGLALSLGSLKGLNKIGSAA from the exons ATGTCCTTTCTCGAAAATGCGTACACGTTAGTGAAGGACAACTCCATCGATGGCACACCGACATTGCAGGAGCTTAAGACACAGCTCGAGAAGGGCACCGATGAGTCCAAGCTCGATACCATGAGGCGCATCTTGACCATCATGCTCAATGGCGATCCTATGCCGCAATTGCTCATGCACATCATCCGATTCGTCATGCCGTCCAAGTCGAAGCCTCTGAAGAAGCTCCTCTATTTCTACTACGAGATCTGCCCGAAGCTTGACGCCCAAGGTAAGCTGAAGCAGGAGTACATTCTAGTATGCAACGGTATCCGGAACGACTTGCAACACCCGAACGAGTACATCCGCGGTAACACATTACGTTTCCTCTGCAAACTTCGCGAACCAGAGCTTCTCGagcccctcctctcctcagCCCGATCATGCCTCGAACATCGCCATGCCTACGTACGAAAGAACGCCGTCTTTGCCGTCGCATCCATCTTCCAACACTCGCCCTCCCTGATCCCCGATGCCGCAGACCTCATTGCCACATTCCTGGAAGGCGAGAGCGATCCCACATGCAAGAGGAACGGTTTTGCTGCGCTTGCCAGCATCGACCACGGCAAGGCGCTGGCGTACCTTAGCTCTGTCTTTGATGGCATCCCCAACGCAGAGGAGCTTCTGCAGTTGGTTGAGCTCGAGTTCATCAGGAAGGACGCCATCCAGAACTCTCAGAACAAGACCAAATATCTGCACCTGATCTTTGACCTGCTGGAGTCCAACACATCCACCGTCGTCTACGAAGCTGCTTCTTCGTTGACGGCCCTCACCAACAATCCTGTGGCCGTCAAGGCTGCCGCCAGCAAGTTCATTGAGCTTGCCATCAAGGAGGCCGACAACAATGTTAAGCTTATCGTGCTGGATCGCGTCGACCAGCTCCGCCAAAGAAACGAGGGCATCTTGGACGACTTGATCATGGAGATTTTGCGCGTTCTTTCCAGCCCGGATATTGATGTGCGCAAGAAGGCCCTCGAGATTGCGCTGGAGATGGTTTCCAGCAAGAatgttgaggaggtagtCCTGCtcctcaagaaggagctgTCCAAGACTGTCGACCAAGAATACGAGAAGAATAGCGAGTATCGCCAACTGCTTATCCACTCTATTCACCAGTGCGCCGTCAAGTTCTCCGAGGTGGCCGCCAGCGTTGTGGAGCTTTTGATGGAGTTTATTGCCGACTTCAACAATGCCTCCGCCGTCGATGTCATCAACTTTGTCAAGGAGGTCGTGGAGAAATTCCCAGCGCTGCGCCCAACCATTGTGTCCAGGCTAGTCGACACCCTGAAGGAGGTCCGTGCCGGCAAGGTGTACCGGGGCATTCTGTGGATCATTGGCGAGTACTCtcttgaggagaaggatatCCGTGATGCCTGGAAAGGTATCAGGGCTAGCTTGGGTGAAATCCCCATCTTGGCTTCCGAGCAACGGTTGCTGGATAACATGCacagcgaggaggagaacaaggaaCAGGAACAGACCAATGGACACCCCAAGCCGGCCGCCACTTCGCGCAAGGTTAACGCTGATGGCACATATGCGACTGAGACTGCCCTTACCAGCCAGtctgccgctgctgccaagcTGGAAGCTGTCAAGGCCTCTCAAAAACCACCTCTTCGCCAGCTCATTCTCGATGGCGATTACTATCTCGCCAGCGTCCTTGCCTCGACTCTCACAAAGTTGGTCATGCGCTACTCGGAAGTTGGCTCGGCCGAGTCTCGCACCAATGCCCTCAAGGCAGAGGCTATGCTTATCATGATTTCCGTCATCCGTGTTGGTCAATCCCAATTCGTGAAGGCTCCCATTGATGAGGACTCGGTTGACCGCATCATGAGCTGTGTGCGCTCGCTTGCCGAGTTCAAACAGCACAAGGAGCTCGAAACTGTCTACCTCGAGGACACCCGCAAGGCCTTCCGCGCCATGGTCCaagtcgaggagaagaagcgcgaggccaaggctgctcACGAGAAGGCCAAATCGGCCATTCAGGTTGACGATGTGGTCTCTATCCGTCAGCTCTCCAAGAAGAACACCGGCGGTGGCGAGGACACAGTTGAGCTTGACCTTGAGCGCGCCGCTGGCGGTGACAGCGGTGCGGGCGAGGATTTGTCGGGGAAGCTCAGCCGTGTGGTTCAGCTCACCGGTTTTTCCGACCCTGTCTACGCGGAAGCCTATGTCAAGGTGCACCAATTCGACATCATTCTTgacgtcctcctcgtcaatcAGACAACCGACACGCTCCAGAACCTCTCGGTTGAGTTTGCCACTCTCGGTGACCTCAAGGTGGTTGAGAGACCAACAAGCCAGTCCCTCGGCCCCCACGACTTCCACAACGTGCAGTGCACCATCAAGGTCTCGTCCACCGACACGGGTGTCATTTTCGGCAATGTTGTCTACGAGGGCGCCCACTCCACCGACACGAACGTCGTTATTCTGAATGACCTGCACGTTGACATTATGGACTACATCCAGCCTGCCACGTGCAGCGAGACGCAGTTCAGGACCATGTGGACCGAGTTTGAGTGGGAGAACAaggtcaacatcaacagcaaggcCAAGACGCTGAGGGACTTTTTGGACCAGCTGATGGCGTGCACGAATATGAACTGCCTGACGCCTGAGGCGAGCTTGAAGGGGGATTGCCAGTTTTTGAGCGCGAATTTGTATGCTAGGAGTGTGTTTG GTGAGGATGCCCTGGCCAACTTGAgcattgagaaggagggtgaggatgggccGATTACGGGATTTTTGAGGATACGGAGTAGGTCGCAGGGGCTGGcgttgagtttggggagtTTGAAGGGGTTGAATAAGATTGGGAGTGCTGCGTAA
- a CDS encoding hypothetical protein (COG:G; EggNog:ENOG503NUTZ) gives MSKRSWQDITGVTHSTPSPLSLFVDSSVNPPPPTMAPRPPLSENRSMSILNKALAGGYAVPAMCCYNIESIIATVKAAEAARSPAMVLLFPWAIQYAGDALVKAAAEAAHSASVPVSLHLDHCQTPELVRRAADIPDAFDSIMCDMSHYEKEENLKLTAELVQYCHERGIAAEAEPGRIEGGEDGVAETADLEGLLTTPEEAEEFVATGIDMLAPAFGNVHGEYGPRGIQLEYDRLDAINKKVGDRVRLVLHGADPFDEEIFRKCMAGGVTKVNINKGMNNHYAWTQEKMRGKPLTSVIEKGTEAMQVAIERYMHWLGSAGKA, from the exons ATGAGCAAAAGA TCTTGGCAAGACATTACTGGTGTCACTcactcaacaccatcaccactatCACTATTCGTTGACAGCTCAgtcaacccaccaccacccaccatggcTCCTAGACCCCCCCTTTCAGAAAACCGCTCCATGAGCATTCTCAACAAGGCCCTCGCTGGGGGGTACGCCGTCCCAGCCATGTGCTGCTACAACATCGAatccatcatcgccaccgTCAAAGCTGCCGAAGCCGCCCGCTCCCCAGCTATGGTCTTGCTCTTCCCGTGGGCGATTCAATATGCTGGTGACGCTCTCGTCAAAGCCGCCGCTGAGGCAGCTCACTCGGCCTCGGTCCCAGTCTCCCTCCACCTGGACCACTGCCAGACACCCGAGCTGGTCCGCAGGGCAGCCGACATCCCGGACGCCTTTGACAGCATCATGTGCGACATGTCGCACTacgaaaaggaggagaatCTCAAGCTCACCGCCGAACTGGTTCAATACTGCCACGAGCGCGGTATCGCCGCAGAGGCAGAGCCAGGGCGTATCGAAGGTGGCGAGGACGGCGTAGCTGAGACTGCTGACCTCGAGGGGCTGCTGACTACCCCCGAGGAAGCGGAGGAGTTTGTTGCCACCGGGATTGACATGTTGGCGCCGGCGTTTGGGAATGTGCATGGGGAGTATGGACCGAGGGGGATCCAGCTGGAGTATGACCGGCTTGATGCTATCAACAAGAAGGTCGGGGATAGGGTCAGGTTGGTGCTGCATGGGGCTGATCCGTTCGATGAGGAGATTTTTAGAAAGTGCATGGCGGGGGGGGTGACGAAGGTGAATATCAACAAGGGGATGAATAATCACTATGCGTGGACGCAGGAGAAGATGAGGGGGAAGCCGTTGACGAGTGTGATTGAGAAGGGGACGGAGGCGATGCAGGTGGCGATTGAGAGGTATATGCATTGGTTGGGGAGTGCTGGGAAGGCTTGA
- a CDS encoding hypothetical protein (COG:S; EggNog:ENOG503P6E4) has product MGCCLSREGESGSPYTTGGGASSSARAINEQPQTTRAHVHGGHDGHASGSRRRHRHSQQPLDQHINKPLRLHEWTSYNRTWTSRELRQERIEFFDTRVAGRQEIWQTLHAVLEVLWASAEAVRNGQVGRRSEDDGPSEEDPAIALATAQSILDAADITLPTGDLYNGAYDAFGNYYQLPHHIVADPTNLEWRPGWEHEDLDDTKADLTAGEETTEERDDLEDEAERRREEKGKGVVDVKDLIAIRARLSDGSKDVNVSVGKGDSVRSLARQIAEDANLPPSKKIRIAYMGRVLKESTPLLEQGYKQGHVVNALVFNR; this is encoded by the exons ATG GGTTGCTGTCTTTCCCGAGAGGGCGAATCGGGCTCGCCCTACACAACTGGCGGCGGCGCATCTAGTTCCGCGCGAGCAATCAATGAACAGCCCCAAACAACCCGAGCTCACGTCCACGGTGGACATGATGGGCACGCCTCTGGATCGCGCCGGCGGCATAGACACAGTCAGCAGCCTCTCGACCAACATATCAACAAGCCTTTACGACTGCACGAGTGGACCAGCTACAATCGGACGTGGACCTCCAGGGAGCTGCGACAGGAGAGGATAGAGTTCTTCGATACTCGGGTGGCTGGGCGACAGGAAATCTGGCAAACACTACACGCTGTGTTGGAGGTTTTGTGGGCATCCGCAGAGGCTGTGCGCAATGGGCaggttgggaggagaagtGAAGATGATGGGCCTAGCGAAGAGGACCCGGCGATAGCACTGGCGACAGCCCAGAGCATTCTCGATGCTGCCGATATCACACTGCCGACAGGAGACTTGTACAATGGGGCCTACGATGCGTTTGGAAACTACTACCAACTACCACATCACATCGTGGCGGATCCAACGAATTTGGAATGGCGGCCAGGCTGGGAACATGAGGATTTGGATGACACCAAGGCAGACTTGACCGCCGGGGAGGAGACCACCGAGGAACGGGACGATCTCGAAGACGAGGCCGAGAGGAGGCGTGAGGAaaagggcaagggggtggttgatgttaAGGATCTCATCGCCATCAGAGCCAGGCTGAGTGATGGATCGAAAGATGTCAACGTCTCAGTTGGCAAGGGAGACTCTGTAAGAAGTCTGGCTAGACAGATCGCAGAGGATGCAAAT CTACCTCCCAGCAAGAAGATTCGCATTGCCTACATGGGCAGGGTTCTGAAGGAGAGTACGCCTCTGCTCGAGCAGGGCTACAAGCAGGGTCATGTTGTCAATGCTTTAGTGTTCAACCGGTAG
- a CDS encoding H3K9me3 methyltransferase (COG:I; EggNog:ENOG503P012), with protein MSSNLLDTIPPEGYSPHQQSKPACPTLYRSIPIPAPSRVFSSQHASHDRISSRASSTPVEQPHQLPKMEEAMKQHFFYHGKPDTDPSEAEKCHWCQIRSFKTHKKLPITIVNEAKGDERKEVLNPDFKFIDHSIPSDDVPIAGASFRTGCNCADDEQCMYSTCECLDEMAPDSDEDMSDAPPARGRRMQKFQYHHSGTKAGLLKSRILDSREPIYECHDGCSCSKNCPNRVVERGRTVPLQIFRTKNRGWGVKCPVDIKKGQFVDKYLGEIITSEEANRRRAESTVSDKKDVYLFALDKFSDPDSPDPLLRAPPFEVDGEWMSGPTRFINHSCDPNMRIFARVGDAVDKHVHDLALFAIRDIPAGEELTFDYVDGGLAEEDAGGLVPDDKKKDMTKCLCGTKKCRGFLW; from the exons ATGTCATCGAATTTGCTGGATACTATTCCACCAGAAGGCTACTCACCCCACCAACAAAGCAAACCCGCCTGCCCCACTTTGTACCGCTCAATTCCAATCCCTGCTCCTAGTCGCGTCTTCTCATCGCAACACGCGTCTCATGATCGAATATCATCCagagcatcatcaaccccagtCGAGCAACCTCACCAACTACCCAAAATGGAGGAGGCAATGAAACAGCACTTTTTCTACCACGGAAAACCAGAC ACCGACCCCTCAGAAGCCGAAAAATGCCACTGGTGCCAGATTCGTAGTTTCAAAACCCACAAGAAActtcccatcaccatcgtcaacGAAGCCAAAGGAGACGAACGCAAGGAAGTCCTAAATCCAGACTTCAAATTCATCGACCACTCAATCCCAAGCGACGACGTCCCCATCGCCGGGGCCTCCTTCCGCACTGGCTGCAATTGCGCAGACGACGAGCAGTGCATGTACTCAACATGCGAATGCCTCGACGAAATGGCCCCCGACTCCGACGAGGACATGTCCGACGCCCCCCCAGCTCGTGGCCGCAGGATGCAAAAGTTCCAGTACCACCACTCCGGCACCAAAGCCGGCTTGCTCAAGTCTAGAATCCTCGACAGCCGTGAGCCAATCTACGAGTGTCACGATGGCTGCAGTTGCAGTAAAAACTGTCCGAACCGGGTGGTGGAACGAGGCAGGACGGTGCCGTTGCAGATCTTCCGGACAAAGAATAGAGGATGGGGGGTCAAGTGTCCGGTGGATATCAAGAAGGGGCAGTTTGTGGATAAGTACTTGGGGGAGATCATCACCAGCGAGGAGGCCAACCGCCGGCGAGCTGAGTCGACCGTCTCGGATAAGAAGGACGTTTATTTGTTTGCTTTGGACAAATTTTCTGACCCGGATTCACCTGACCCGTTGTTGAGGGCGCCGCCGTTCGAGGTGGATGGAGAGTGGATGAGTGGGCCGACGAGGTTTATCAACCACAGTTGTGACCCAAATATGCGGATTTTTGCTAGGGTGGGGGATGCGGTGGATAAGCATGTTCACGATTTGGCGCTGTTTGCCATCAGAGATATACCGGCGGGAGAGGAGTTGACGTTTGACTATGTGGATGGCgggttggcggaggaggacgccgGGGGATTGGTACCggatgacaagaagaaggatatGACGAAGTGTTTGTGTGGGACGAAGAAGTGTAGGGGGTTCTTATGGTGA